TGCGCTCGGCCTGTCCGGCTTCCTCGGCAATCTCGCGCGCGAACTGCGCGATATGCACGCGCAGCCGGTCCGGCGCGTCCAGGCCCGGTTCGATGTACCAGACATCGGAAATCGGATAGAGACCGCCGGCCTGCACCGGAATCGCCTGCAAGACGTTCGCCTCGAAGTCCGGCAGCGCCTCGCCGGTCTGGTCGGCCACCAGGCGTTGGATTGCCTGCAAGCGTTCGGTGGTCGGCGCCGGCGACACGATATGGCCTCGCAGGCGTTCGTCGTGATCGTCGTCCGGAGGCTGCGCACTGCCGGGCGTTTCCGAGGGCGGGGGCGATGCCGGCGGTTCCGGCATTCGTGGCGGCTTAGGCGATGTGGCTGGGGGCTGCGCCATGGGAACTGGCGCCGCCGGGTCGGGCGAACGCGGTGGCTGTGGCGTCACCGGCGCGGCCGCGACATTGCCGGACTGCGGTGCGGGGGGCGCTGGATCGCTGGTCAGCGCACGCTGCCGGTTCTCGGTCTCGCCGATCTCCAGCGTCAGGCTGTCGTAGTCGGCTTCCAGCAACTCGGCCATCTGCCCGATGAGTTCATCCTGCACCCGCTTGATCGAGAAGCCGTCGGTGTCGCCGTCGAACAGGGCGAGCACGTCGTTGAACAGCGACGGGAAATCGACGGCCAGCCGTTTGTTCGCGCCGCGCGCTTCCCATATCCGTGTGCTCGCCCTGCGCAGGGCCGTCAGCCGTTCCACCTGGGGCCGGCCGAGACCGCCGTAGAGCACGGCCGGGATCGCCGGCAGCAGGTAGCGCACGGCGTCCTGCATACGGCTGATGTGTGGCTGGGCGATCGGGTAGCCGTCGGCGCTGAGGCGGCGCGCCAGCTCGCTCTGCGTCAGCGTCTGGCCGGACTCCTGTTCGTAGAGCTCGCGGGCCTTCTCCACGCCCAGGGCGCGCTCGATGAACGACAGGCCGCCGTGCAGTTCATTCTCGGCCAGGTGGCCGGTGAGCGCGATGATCTCGCCGCGTTCGGGCCAGGGCCGGAACAGGCACGGAATGCGGAAGAAGCGCTCGTCCTTCGTTTCGCTCCACAACTCGCGCAGGATGGCGAGTCGCGTGTTGCCGCCATTGCGAATGATGTAGTGCGTTCCGCCGGGCCGGCGGGTGATGGCCGGCGGCGCGTCGAGGCCACGCTCCCGAATCGATGCCTTGATTTCGTCGTAACGCGGATTGCGCGTGACGCGCGGATTGAGGTCATAGGGCTGGAGCTGGTCCAGCGTCACCGTCATGGGAGTATCGGCGATGGGATCGCTCAGTGCCTCAGCGACCGGGCCGCTGCGCTCGAAGCGGTCGGCCAGCAACTTGGCTGCCATGTCCTGGGGGGTCAGTTCAGCCATCGGCGTCGGCCTCCCTTGTCGTCGCTTTCAGGTTGGTGGCGCGGTCGGTGCGGCGCAGTCGAGCGCGCGCGTTGAGGCCGGCGCGGCGATCGCCGGGCGTCGAGCCGGTGTAAATCGGAGGCAGGCCTGGCTTGGTGAACTTCAGGTGTCCGCCCGCTGTGCGAGCGACCTCCCA
Above is a genomic segment from Pseudomonadales bacterium containing:
- a CDS encoding ParB N-terminal domain-containing protein — protein: MAELTPQDMAAKLLADRFERSGPVAEALSDPIADTPMTVTLDQLQPYDLNPRVTRNPRYDEIKASIRERGLDAPPAITRRPGGTHYIIRNGGNTRLAILRELWSETKDERFFRIPCLFRPWPERGEIIALTGHLAENELHGGLSFIERALGVEKARELYEQESGQTLTQSELARRLSADGYPIAQPHISRMQDAVRYLLPAIPAVLYGGLGRPQVERLTALRRASTRIWEARGANKRLAVDFPSLFNDVLALFDGDTDGFSIKRVQDELIGQMAELLEADYDSLTLEIGETENRQRALTSDPAPPAPQSGNVAAAPVTPQPPRSPDPAAPVPMAQPPATSPKPPRMPEPPASPPPSETPGSAQPPDDDHDERLRGHIVSPAPTTERLQAIQRLVADQTGEALPDFEANVLQAIPVQAGGLYPISDVWYIEPGLDAPDRLRVHIAQFAREIAEEAGQAERIEAIDDGIGFLCDIGTLSTDPQAMPLIARATLTLLHALSAGYRPAAAAPTALDNLRLTDALGPLLQGRKNGDKAQASRLSDSGLVKLFRLLRLARRLLELESGTASGAHASTEP
- a CDS encoding type II toxin-antitoxin system HicA family toxin produces the protein MTIARSLQRGNKRLKPLIDFALKEGWEVARTAGGHLKFTKPGLPPIYTGSTPGDRRAGLNARARLRRTDRATNLKATTREADADG